Proteins from a genomic interval of Rosa chinensis cultivar Old Blush chromosome 2, RchiOBHm-V2, whole genome shotgun sequence:
- the LOC112184536 gene encoding potassium transporter 5, with product MATDVILQNTVEEEESQHGDQVSEQLKENQLVSSQKFQRFDSLDIESGADHRHSKEMTWSVILTLAFQSIGVVYGDLGTSPLYVFSSTFPNGIKDKDDILGVLSLILYTVTLIPLIKYVLIVLQANDNGDGGTFALYSLLCRHAKISLIPSQQEEDSNVSNFKLEVPSRRLKMASTLKSALENSHFAKVFLLFATMLGTSMVIGDGVLTPCISVLSAVVGIKGATSAMTEDMIVWISVAILIVLFIIQRFGTDKVGYSFAPILCIWFLFIGVIGMYNFIKFDPMVIKAINPRYIVDYFIRNKKEAWISLGGVILCITGAEALFADVGHFTVRSIQISTCTIVYPSVVLAYIGQASFLRKHADLVADTFFKSIPRPIYWPMFVVAVLASIIASQSLISATFSIIQQSLSLGCFPRVKVVHTSSKYEGQVYIPEVNFILMLACVGVTLAFRTTTKIGNALGIAVVFVMTLTSSFLVLIMIMIWKTHILLIISYVLIIGSMELLYLSSVLYKFDQGGYLPVAFATLMMAIMFVWNDVYRRKYYYEVEQKISPQKFKQIADDRKFCHIPGLAIFYSELVHGIPPIFNHYLANVPALHSVLVFVSIRHLPISKVPMEERLLFRRVEPKELNVFRCVARYGYTDLYNVQEPFEELLVKKLKEFLKDGCFIPQQTSNNGEVFEKQEELNDGLVDNENEFVDIQQELMEAEVQLEAIDKAWSSGVIHLIGENEVIAAKGSGIAKRILIDYAYNFLKSNLRQRGELFEIPRKRMLKVGMTYEL from the exons ATGGCTACAGATGTAATACTGCAAAACACTGTGGAAGAGGAGGAAAGCCAGCATGGGGATCAAGTCTCTGAACAGCTCAAAGAGAATCAACTAGTTTCAAGCCAAAAGTTTCAAAGATTTGACTCCTTGGACATCGAGTCTGGCGCTGATCACAGGCACTCCAAG GAAATGACGTGGTCCGTAATACTGACCCTGGCATTTCAGAGCATTGGAGTTGTATATGGAGATCTTGGTACTTCACCACTTTATGTGTTCTCGAGCACCTTCCCCAATGGAATCAAAGATAAAGATGACATCTTGGGTgttctttctttgattctttATACAGTCACATTAATCCCCTTGATTAAGTATGTTCTCATCGTCCTACAAGCAAATGATAACGGCGATG GAGGGACATTTGCACTGTACTCTCTCTTATGTCGACACGCAAAGATTAGTTTGATTCCGAGCCAGCAAGAAGAGGATTCCAATgtttcaaatttcaaacttgaagTTCCTAGCAGACGTCTAAAAATGGCATCAACTCTTAAATCTGCACTGGAGAACAGTCACTTTGCCAAAGTCTTCTTACTCTTTGCCACAATGCTTGGCACTTCCATGGTCATTGGCGATGGTGTCCTCACTCCTTGCATCTCAG TTCTATCAGCTGTGGTTGGCATCAAGGGAGCTACGTCTGCAATGACAGAAG ATATGATTGTGTGGATATCGGTAGCCATCTTGATAGTCCTTTTCATCATCCAAAGATTTGGAACTGACAAAGTGGGCTACAGTTTTGCTCCAATACTTTGTATTTGGTTTCTATTCATTGGTGTGATCGGCATgtacaatttcatcaaatttGATCCAATGGTTATCAAAGCCATAAATCCACGATACATAGTGGATTACTTCATACGGAACAAGAAAGAAGCTTGGATCTCCCTTGGTGGCGTTATTCTATGCATAACAG GAGCTGAAGCTCTGTTTGCTGATGTTGGCCACTTCACTGTTCGATCCATACAAATTAGTACATGCACGATTGTTTACCCATCTGTAGTGTTGGCTTACATTGGGCAAGCCTCTTTTCTTCGCAAGCATGCCGATCTTGTTGCTGATACCTTCTTCAAGTCTATACCAA GACCTATATATTGGCCTatgtttgttgttgctgtatTAGCATCAATAATAGCAAGTCAATCCCTGATTTCTGCGACCTTTTCCATAATTCAACAATCTCTGTCATTAGGGTGTTTCCCTCGTGTGAAAGTCGTGCACACATCATCCAAGTATGAAGGACAAGTTTATATTCCGGAGGTCAACTTCATTCTTATGTTGGCCTGTGTAGGGGTCACCTTGGCTTTTAGGACCACTACAAAGATTGGAAATGCACTAG GTATAGCAGTGGTGTTTGTAATGACACTAACTTCATCATTCCTCGTGCTAATTATGATAATGATATGGAAAACCCACATACTTCTCATTATCTCATATGTTCTTATTATTGGAAGTATGGAGCTTCTGTATTTAAGTTCAGTCCTTTACAAGTTTGACCAAGGGGGATATCTTCCAGTCGCCTTTGCCACTCTAATGATGGCTATAATGTTTGTTTGGAATGATGTTTATCGAAGAAAGTACTACTATGAGGTTGAACAGAAAATATCTCCTCAAAAGTTCAAGCAAATTGCTGATGATAGAAAATTTTGTCATATCCCTGGCCTCGCCATATTCTACTCGGAACTTGTTCATGGCATCCCACCCATTTTCAATCACTACTTAGCCAACGTGCCTGCATTGCACTCAGTCCTTGTTTTTGTCTCCATCAGACACTTACCCATAAGCAAGGTTCCGATGGAAGAGCGTCTCCTCTTCCGCCGAGTAGAGCCCAAGGAGCTTAATGTATTTCGATGTGTTGCGAGGTACGGGTATACAGATCTCTACAATGTGCAAGAACCCTTTGAAGAATTGTTGGTAAAAAAGTTGAAAGAGTTCTTGAAAGATGGTTGTTTCATACCCCAACAAACAAGTAATAATGGAGAGGTGTTTGAAAAGCAAGAAGAATTAAATGATGGATTGGTTGACAACGAGAATGAATTTGTTGACATACAACAAGAACTGATGGAGGCTGAGGTTCAACTTGAAGCAATAGATAAAGCATGGAGTTCAGGGGTTATTCACCTCATTGGTGAAAATGAAGTCATAGCTGCCAAAGGATCTGGTATAGCCAAAAGAATTTTGATTGATTATGCTTACAATTTTTTGAAGAGCAATTTGAGGCAGAGAGGCGAATTGTTTGAAATTCCTCGCAAGCGCATGCTAAAAGTGGGTATGACCTATGAACTTTAG
- the LOC121051279 gene encoding secreted RxLR effector protein 161-like, which produces MVSSPIVPRSKTEKDKHGVTVDETYYKQLVGSLMYLTSTRPDLMLVTSLLSKYMAKPTELHLQAAKRVLRYLKGIVDYDIYYKNGGDDKLMAFTDSGYAGDMEDSKSTSGYGFLISSGAISWSSKKQPIVTLLTIEAEFVAAANCACQSIWLKRILKELGHEEEDCTCIKCDNTSTIKLSKNPVLHGRNKHICVRYHFLRDLTKEGSIALVHCGSTEQVADIMTKPLKSDTFLKLRSMLGMCEVSEVS; this is translated from the coding sequence ATGGTCTCCAGTCCAATTGTGCCGAGGTCCAAGACAGAGAAAGATAAGCATGGTGTCACGGTTGATGAAACTTACTACAAACAGCTTGTAGGAAGTTTGATGTACCTAACTTCTACACGGCCTGATCTGATGTTAGTTACAAGTCTACTAAGCAAATATATGGCAAAACCCACTGAACTTCACTTGCAAGCTGCCAAAAGAGTCCTCAGGTATCTAAAAGGCATAGTAGActatgacatttactacaagaATGGTGGTGATGACAAGCTAATGGCATTCACTGACAGTGGTTATGCCGGAGACATGGAGGACAGTAAGAGTACGAGCGGATATGGTTTTCTAATAAGCTCAGGAGCCATctcatggagttcaaagaaaCAACCAATTGTGACTCTGTTAACGATTGAGGCAGAGTTTGTTGCAGCAGCAAACTGTGCGTGCCAATCAATCTGGTTGAAGAGGATACTGAAGGAGCTCGGGCATGAAGAGGAGGACTGTACCTGCATCAAATGTGACAACACGTCCACCATCAAGCTTTCAAAGAACCCAGTGTTACATGGACGCAACAAGCACATATGTGTGAGGTACCATTTTCTTAGAGATCTCACAAAGGAAGGTTCAATTGCTTTAGTTCATTGTGGAAGTACTGAACAAGTAGCTGACATAATGACTAAACCCCTAAAGTCTGATACTTTTCTTAAACTTAGAAGCATGCTGGGAATGTGTGAAGTCAGTGAAGTAAGCTAA